A segment of the Campylobacter vulpis genome:
ACGCCATTTTTCTCCGCTATCTCATAGCCTTGCTCCTTAATTCCACGCGTTTGAAGCACCTTTTTAATGCTGTATTGTATATCACTTGGAGTGAGAAACTGCCCTTTTTTGATATTAACTTTTGCGGGAGTTTTTGCGGCTGCGATGAGTAAATCCGTTTGACGGCATAAAAAAGCAGGGATTTGAAGCACATCGGCGACTTCACTTGCCTTTTTTGCTTGTTGGCTTTCGTGAATATCTGTTAAAATTTGCATTTCAAATTTTTCTTTAACTTTTTGCAGAATTTCTAAGCCTTTTTCAAGTCCGGGACCACGAAAAGAGCTTATGCTTGTGCGATTTGCTTTATCAAAGCTTGATTTAAAATAAAAGTCGATTTTATCATTTTCATTAAATTCTCGCAAAGCCTCTGCCACGCTAAAAACAAGCTCTTCGCTTTCTATCACGCAAGGACCTGCGATTAAAATCATTTTTTTCATTATATTTCCTCGTAAAATTTAAAAAATTATATCAAAGAAAATTTAATTAAGTAGATGAAAGGAGAAAACCCTCATTAAGAGGGCTTGAGATTAAGAAAATTGAGCTTTGATTTGTGCAATCCAAGCGTCTATTCTTGCTTCAGTTTGGTCTTCTTGATTGTCATTATCTAAAGCTAGTCCAACAAATTTACCATCAACAACCGCATCACTAGCTTCAAAATTATAACCATCTGTTGAAACTTCGCCCACTAAAGTCGCTCCAGCGTCTTTTA
Coding sequences within it:
- the kdsA gene encoding 3-deoxy-8-phosphooctulonate synthase; translation: MKKMILIAGPCVIESEELVFSVAEALREFNENDKIDFYFKSSFDKANRTSISSFRGPGLEKGLEILQKVKEKFEMQILTDIHESQQAKKASEVADVLQIPAFLCRQTDLLIAAAKTPAKVNIKKGQFLTPSDIQYSIKKVLQTRGIKEQGYEIAEKNGVFVAERGSSFGYGNLVVDMRSLVIMREFAPVIFDATHSVQMPGAAGGSSGGKSEFVEPLARAAAAVGVDGFFFETHINPCEALCDGANMLNIKRLKDCVSTLLKIQEII